The proteins below come from a single Necator americanus strain Aroian chromosome V, whole genome shotgun sequence genomic window:
- a CDS encoding hypothetical protein (NECATOR_CHRV.G19957.T1) yields the protein MCEQTGLIIASTFKRNHRRHQLTWQGSTLLMPEVQRKRKMKTLKFQLVYVLARNIPQSDIRKSRAIWDVTFDSDHRPVLLSFKMRFHKRNRGVPLQPKIDMAGLKDDECKTNFRQRVSIAGDFNPEKRLRRKRQLQRDRDNEWTSRAMEFEKAWEERNPRKAYALLKQYSGKIKRCSSVFNTANGVAVGKATLPIWREHFKTLLKRLAPSAPELEHVHRPTYAVNEEPQIESEVLVCIRKVKNGQSGGDDGISAEMLKYLPPSGIREMAKMIRSIWIDERIPDSWRHYHNSPPQEVIRHGP from the exons atgtgcgaacagacgggcctcatcatcgcttccacgtttaagaggaatcatcgacgccatcagctcacgtggcaggggtcaacccttttaatgCCTGAAGTGCAGCGCAAGAGGAAGATGAAGACCCTTAAGTTTCAGCTCgtctacgttctggcgaggaacattcctcagtcagatatccgaaaatctagagctatTTGGGACGTCACTTTCGACTccgaccaccgtccagttctcctcagcttcaagatgcggttccacaagagaaaccgaggagttcctcttcaaccgaaaatcgacatggcaggtctgaaagacgatgaatgcaaaACAAATTTCCGCCAACGCGTGTCTAT cgctggtgacttcaacccggaaaagcgtcttagaaggaagcgtCAACTGCAACGAGACCgtgataacgagtggacgtcaagagcgatggagtttgagaaggcgtgggaggaaaGGAACCcacggaaagcctatgctctactaaaacagtatagcggcaaaataaaaagatgttcTTCTGTCtttaacactgccaatggagtagctgtcggtaaagcaacccttccaatttggagggaacacttcaaaaccttgctgaagcggctagcaccgtcagctcctgaactcgaacatgttcatagaccgacatatgcagttaacgaggagccacagatcgagtcggaggttctagtctgtattcgaaaagtgaagaatggacaatctggtggagacgacgggattagcgcagaaatgctaaaatatcttcctccgtctgggattcgtgagatggcAAAGATGATCCGTTCAAtctggatagacgaaaggattcctgactcgtggagacactatcataattccccaccacaagaagttatccgtcacggtcCCTAG
- a CDS encoding hypothetical protein (NECATOR_CHRV.G19958.T1), producing MQLAFLDFEAAFDSPHRGRLLNASRADGVPGKFVRLLHDMNQRTTAAVRTPTGCTTPFEVVTGVRQGAVAGPFLFNFAFDDIMRRTLDQCRHCLSTIRVPLE from the coding sequence atgcaactagcgtttctggactttgaagctgcgttcgactctcctcaccgaggccgtcttcttaACGCGtcccgcgccgatggagtgccaggaaagttcgttcggtTGCTtcatgacatgaatcaacgaacaactgctgcagttcgaacaccaaccgggtgtacaacaccgtttgaagtggtaactggagtaaggcaaggggcagtggcaggacccttcctgttcaatttcgccttcgacgacattatgcgaagaacactCGACCagtgccgacattgtcttagcaccatcagggtgccccttgagtGA
- a CDS encoding hypothetical protein (NECATOR_CHRV.G19959.T1) codes for MVKESRLRFSGHILRRPTDHLVQRVLRNFLGSSCKKPPGRKRKFWTDVVKEDLRTLDVDRRFRRDVVFRRIWNSDELIGSV; via the coding sequence ATGGTCAAAGAAAGTCGTCTTCGGTTCtctggtcatatattaagaaGACCGACAGATcaccttgttcaacgagttctgaggaatTTCCTGGGTTCGAGTTgcaagaagccacctggccgaaaacggaagttctggactgacgtggtgaaagaggacctgaggacactcgacGTGGATAGAcggttcaggcgagacgtagtgtttcgcagaatatggaatagcgacgagtTGATTGGTTCTGTgtaa